One Conger conger chromosome 18, fConCon1.1, whole genome shotgun sequence DNA window includes the following coding sequences:
- the nt5c2a gene encoding 5'-nucleotidase, cytosolic IIa isoform X2, producing the protein MTTSWSDRLQNYADLPANMDGLAMKKYRREAYHRVFVNRSLAMEKIKCFGFDMDYTLAVYKSPEYESLGFDLTVERLVSIGYPQELLNFVYDPSFPTRGLVFDTTFGNLLKVDAYGNILVCAHGFNFLRGPEIRELYPNKFIQRGDTERFYILNTLFNLPETYLFACLVDFFTNCSRYSSCDAGFKDGDLFMSFKSMFQDVRDAVDWVHFKGSLKEKTVENLEKYVVKDAKLPLLLSRMNEVAKVFLATNSDYKYTDKIMTYLFDFPHGPKMSAPHRPWQSYFDLILVDARKPLFFGEGTVLRQVDTATGRLKIGTYTGPLQHGIVYSGGSSDIVCDLLGAKGKDIVYIGDHIFGDILKSKKRQGWRTFLVIPELAQELHVWTDKSSLFEELQSLDIFLAELYKHLDSSSNERPDISSIQRRIKKVTHDMDMCYGMMGSLFRSGSRQTLFASQVMRYADLYAASFINLLYYPFSYLFRAAHVQMPHESTVEHAHVDVEPESPMATRNRRTLDFRDFDRKRHQLTRSISEIKPPHLFPQTPQEITHCHDEDDDEEEEE; encoded by the exons ATGACCACTTCGTGGAGTGACCGGTTACAGAACTATGCGGACCTTCCTGCGAACATGGATGGACTCGCAATGAAGAAGTATCGGAGAGAGGCCTACCACAG AGTATTTGTAAACAGAAGCTTGGCAATGGAGAAGATTAAGTGCTTTGGCTTTGATATGGATTACACTTTAGCAG TGTACAAGTCCCCGGAGTACGAGTCCCTGGGGTTCGACCTGACAGTGGAGAGGCTGGTGTCCATCGGGTACCCCCAGGAGCTCCTCAACTTCGTCTATGACCCCTCCTTCCCCACCAG GGGCCTTGTGTTTGACACGACATTTGGCAACCTGCTGAAGGTGGATGCCTATGGGAACATCTTGGTCTGTGCGCATGGGTTCAACTTCCTGCGAGG GCCTGAAATTCGAGAGTTGTATCCCAACAAGTTCATCCAGCGGGGAGACACAGAGCGTTTCTACATCCTGAACACTCTCTTCAACCTTCCTG AAACCTACCTCTTTGCGTGCCTGGTTGACTTCTTCACAAACTGTTCTAGATACTCCAG ctgcGATGCTGGATTCAAAGACGGAGACCTTTTCATGTCCTTCAAGAGCATGTTCCAGGACGTCCGAGACGCTGTCGACTGGGTCCACTTCAAG GGCTctctaaaagaaaaaacagttgAAAATTTGGAGAAGTACGTGGTGAAAGAT GCCAAATTGCCCCTCCTGCTGAGCCGGATGAATGAAGTGGCCAAAGTGTTTCTGGCCACTAACAGCGACTACAAGTACACTGAT aAAATTATGACATACCTTTTCGACTTCCCCCATGGTCCAAAG ATGAGCGCCCCGCACAGGCCATGGCAGTCCTATTTCGACCTGATCTTGGTGGACGCACGCAAGCCCCTGTTCTTTGGAGAGGGGACAGTGCTGAGACAGGTGGACACA GCCACAGGACGGCTGAAAATCGGGACATACACAGGACCTCTTCAGCACGGCATCGTTTACTCTGGAG GCTCCTCAGACATTGTCTGTGACCTCCTCGGGGCGAAGGGAAAGGACATAGTGTACATCGGAGACCACATCTTCGGCGACATCCTCAAGTCCAAGAAGCGGCAGGGCTGGAGGACCTTCCTGGTGATCCCGGAGCTGGCTCAGGAGCTGCACGTGTGGACCGATAAGAGCT ctCTGTTTGAGGAGCTGCAGAGTTTGGATATTTTCCTGGCGGAGCTTTACAA aCATCTGGACAGCAGTAGTAATGAGAGGCCTGACATCAGCTCTATACAGCGGAGAATAaag AAAGTGACGCACGACATGGACATGTGCTACGGCATGATGGGAAGCCTGTTCCGCAGTGGCTCCCGGCAGACGCTGTTCGCCTCGCAGGTGATGCGCTACGCTGACCTGTACGCCGCGTCCTTCATCAACCTGCTGTACTACCCCTTCAGCTACCTGTTCAGAGCCGCGCACGTGCAG ATGCCTCACGAGTCGACGGTGGAGCACGCCCACGTGGACGTGGAGCCCGAGTCGCCCATGGCGACGCGAAACCGCCGCACGCTGGACTTCAGAGACTTCGACCGCAAGAGGCACCAGCTGACCCGCTCCATCAGCGAGATCAAGCCCCCGCACCTGTTCCCCCAGACCCCCCAGGAGATCACGCACTGCCACGACGAGGACGATgacgaagaggaagaggagtga
- the nt5c2a gene encoding 5'-nucleotidase, cytosolic IIa isoform X1 produces the protein MQCSCCDSGERFNFLTTCKMTTSWSDRLQNYADLPANMDGLAMKKYRREAYHRVFVNRSLAMEKIKCFGFDMDYTLAVYKSPEYESLGFDLTVERLVSIGYPQELLNFVYDPSFPTRGLVFDTTFGNLLKVDAYGNILVCAHGFNFLRGPEIRELYPNKFIQRGDTERFYILNTLFNLPETYLFACLVDFFTNCSRYSSCDAGFKDGDLFMSFKSMFQDVRDAVDWVHFKGSLKEKTVENLEKYVVKDAKLPLLLSRMNEVAKVFLATNSDYKYTDKIMTYLFDFPHGPKMSAPHRPWQSYFDLILVDARKPLFFGEGTVLRQVDTATGRLKIGTYTGPLQHGIVYSGGSSDIVCDLLGAKGKDIVYIGDHIFGDILKSKKRQGWRTFLVIPELAQELHVWTDKSSLFEELQSLDIFLAELYKHLDSSSNERPDISSIQRRIKKVTHDMDMCYGMMGSLFRSGSRQTLFASQVMRYADLYAASFINLLYYPFSYLFRAAHVQMPHESTVEHAHVDVEPESPMATRNRRTLDFRDFDRKRHQLTRSISEIKPPHLFPQTPQEITHCHDEDDDEEEEE, from the exons ATTTAATTTCCTAACAACTTGCAAGATGACCACTTCGTGGAGTGACCGGTTACAGAACTATGCGGACCTTCCTGCGAACATGGATGGACTCGCAATGAAGAAGTATCGGAGAGAGGCCTACCACAG AGTATTTGTAAACAGAAGCTTGGCAATGGAGAAGATTAAGTGCTTTGGCTTTGATATGGATTACACTTTAGCAG TGTACAAGTCCCCGGAGTACGAGTCCCTGGGGTTCGACCTGACAGTGGAGAGGCTGGTGTCCATCGGGTACCCCCAGGAGCTCCTCAACTTCGTCTATGACCCCTCCTTCCCCACCAG GGGCCTTGTGTTTGACACGACATTTGGCAACCTGCTGAAGGTGGATGCCTATGGGAACATCTTGGTCTGTGCGCATGGGTTCAACTTCCTGCGAGG GCCTGAAATTCGAGAGTTGTATCCCAACAAGTTCATCCAGCGGGGAGACACAGAGCGTTTCTACATCCTGAACACTCTCTTCAACCTTCCTG AAACCTACCTCTTTGCGTGCCTGGTTGACTTCTTCACAAACTGTTCTAGATACTCCAG ctgcGATGCTGGATTCAAAGACGGAGACCTTTTCATGTCCTTCAAGAGCATGTTCCAGGACGTCCGAGACGCTGTCGACTGGGTCCACTTCAAG GGCTctctaaaagaaaaaacagttgAAAATTTGGAGAAGTACGTGGTGAAAGAT GCCAAATTGCCCCTCCTGCTGAGCCGGATGAATGAAGTGGCCAAAGTGTTTCTGGCCACTAACAGCGACTACAAGTACACTGAT aAAATTATGACATACCTTTTCGACTTCCCCCATGGTCCAAAG ATGAGCGCCCCGCACAGGCCATGGCAGTCCTATTTCGACCTGATCTTGGTGGACGCACGCAAGCCCCTGTTCTTTGGAGAGGGGACAGTGCTGAGACAGGTGGACACA GCCACAGGACGGCTGAAAATCGGGACATACACAGGACCTCTTCAGCACGGCATCGTTTACTCTGGAG GCTCCTCAGACATTGTCTGTGACCTCCTCGGGGCGAAGGGAAAGGACATAGTGTACATCGGAGACCACATCTTCGGCGACATCCTCAAGTCCAAGAAGCGGCAGGGCTGGAGGACCTTCCTGGTGATCCCGGAGCTGGCTCAGGAGCTGCACGTGTGGACCGATAAGAGCT ctCTGTTTGAGGAGCTGCAGAGTTTGGATATTTTCCTGGCGGAGCTTTACAA aCATCTGGACAGCAGTAGTAATGAGAGGCCTGACATCAGCTCTATACAGCGGAGAATAaag AAAGTGACGCACGACATGGACATGTGCTACGGCATGATGGGAAGCCTGTTCCGCAGTGGCTCCCGGCAGACGCTGTTCGCCTCGCAGGTGATGCGCTACGCTGACCTGTACGCCGCGTCCTTCATCAACCTGCTGTACTACCCCTTCAGCTACCTGTTCAGAGCCGCGCACGTGCAG ATGCCTCACGAGTCGACGGTGGAGCACGCCCACGTGGACGTGGAGCCCGAGTCGCCCATGGCGACGCGAAACCGCCGCACGCTGGACTTCAGAGACTTCGACCGCAAGAGGCACCAGCTGACCCGCTCCATCAGCGAGATCAAGCCCCCGCACCTGTTCCCCCAGACCCCCCAGGAGATCACGCACTGCCACGACGAGGACGATgacgaagaggaagaggagtga